A window of Coprothermobacter sp. contains these coding sequences:
- a CDS encoding L-threonine dehydrogenase — MPGTYYMPGVNLIHRGALNDVGTWAQNLGGTRGLIVASMGSYGEEQGKMVAEVLAKSGIQSIVYAGAGPNPTDVMVMNGVELYKDQHCDLLVAIGGGSAIDCAKGIGLIISNGGTIEQYEGADRVSRSLPPFITVNTTAGTGSEVTSVAVLTDSRTHHKMTIVDWRLTADVSVNDPQLMVTMPPALTAATGMDALSHAIEAYVATNATALTDALAYEAIVLVFQWLPAAFEHGEDVAARYGMCNAAFLAGLAFNNSGLGYVHALSHPLTGKYGLPHGVLNAVLLPAVMRWNAVLAGTRMAKIAVAMGAGHPWRTDRENAEKAVTGVEDMNRRLKMPSGLAAMGVRESDIPALAEEAMEELVGKTNPRQVASVEQMRRLYLDSM, encoded by the coding sequence ATGCCCGGAACGTACTACATGCCAGGGGTCAATCTCATCCATCGCGGTGCGCTGAACGACGTCGGCACATGGGCACAGAACCTGGGCGGGACCAGAGGGCTGATTGTTGCATCCATGGGATCGTACGGCGAGGAGCAGGGGAAGATGGTCGCCGAGGTGCTGGCCAAGAGCGGCATCCAGTCGATCGTCTATGCCGGCGCAGGACCAAACCCGACCGACGTGATGGTCATGAACGGCGTCGAACTGTACAAGGACCAGCACTGTGACCTTCTGGTTGCCATTGGCGGCGGCAGCGCCATCGACTGTGCCAAGGGGATCGGCCTCATCATCAGCAACGGCGGGACGATCGAGCAGTACGAAGGTGCCGACAGGGTGTCCAGGTCCCTGCCGCCGTTCATTACCGTGAACACGACTGCCGGTACAGGCAGCGAGGTAACGTCGGTTGCCGTGCTCACCGACAGCAGGACACACCACAAGATGACGATTGTCGACTGGAGGTTGACAGCCGACGTGTCTGTGAACGACCCTCAACTCATGGTCACCATGCCGCCTGCGCTCACTGCTGCCACAGGGATGGATGCGCTGTCGCACGCCATCGAGGCGTATGTGGCGACAAACGCCACGGCGCTCACCGACGCGCTGGCGTACGAAGCCATCGTCCTGGTATTCCAGTGGCTGCCCGCGGCGTTCGAGCATGGAGAAGACGTCGCCGCTCGCTATGGCATGTGCAATGCAGCCTTTCTGGCCGGCCTTGCGTTCAACAACTCCGGCCTCGGGTACGTCCACGCCCTGTCGCACCCCCTGACCGGCAAGTACGGACTGCCACACGGCGTCCTCAACGCCGTCCTGCTCCCCGCAGTCATGCGATGGAATGCCGTGCTGGCGGGGACGAGGATGGCGAAGATCGCCGTAGCCATGGGCGCAGGTCATCCGTGGCGCACTGACCGGGAGAACGCCGAGAAGGCCGTCACGGGCGTCGAGGACATGAACCGCCGGCTCAAGATGCCGTCGGGGCTTGCTGCCATGGGCGTCAGGGAAAGCGATATCCCCGCTCTGGCGGAGGAAGCCATGGAGGAGCTCGTGGGCAAGACCAATCCGCGTCAGGTAGCGTCCGTCGAGCAGATGCGCCGTCTGTACCTGGACTCGATGTAG
- a CDS encoding mismatch-specific DNA-glycosylase, with protein sequence MKNRHGHSGSELEPAIDDRPAGELIPDVLTDGLRVVFCGSALGDVSWERRAYYANPGNHFWQTLAEVGLTPRRLAAEEYPRLLDWGIGLTDLVKTDHGQDAHIFDGHVDLNEARRLLRSKVLRWQPRVLAFTSRTVAAQFLGWRAVPGRQRECIGQTVLWVLPSTSGLARRFFDIALWQDLARFVRDPAGGAP encoded by the coding sequence ATGAAAAACCGACATGGACATAGTGGCAGCGAGCTGGAACCGGCGATTGACGACCGGCCCGCTGGAGAGCTGATTCCGGATGTACTGACTGATGGTCTGCGTGTCGTCTTCTGCGGTTCGGCATTGGGGGATGTTTCCTGGGAGCGGAGGGCCTACTATGCCAATCCTGGCAATCACTTCTGGCAGACGCTTGCAGAGGTCGGACTGACGCCACGCCGGCTTGCGGCTGAGGAATACCCGCGACTGCTCGACTGGGGCATTGGACTGACTGACCTGGTCAAGACCGATCACGGACAGGATGCACACATCTTTGACGGCCATGTCGACCTGAACGAGGCGCGCAGACTGCTCAGGTCAAAGGTCCTGCGGTGGCAGCCGCGTGTGCTGGCATTCACCAGCAGGACTGTAGCAGCTCAGTTCCTTGGGTGGCGGGCTGTGCCAGGCAGGCAACGGGAGTGCATTGGGCAGACCGTGTTGTGGGTCCTGCCGTCGACCTCCGGTCTGGCGCGACGCTTCTTCGATATTGCACTCTGGCAAGACCTTGCCCGGTTCGTCCGTGACCCTGCCGGAGGAGCCCCTTGA